TCGGATACTTGTTCCTGATCAAGGATCGTTCGTCGCGCCCGTCGGAGCCTGCCTGCGGCCGCGCGGGTGTCGCCAACGGAGGAGGATAGCGACCATGGGATCAGTTGGAACCATACCTTGCCGGGCCGGCTTCGCCCGCTGGCCCCGTCTGATCGCGGGCGCCTGCCTGCTGATCGCCGGCGCCGGGATCACCGCCTCATCCGCCAACGCCCAGCAGAGCTGCCAGGCGCTGTGGGTGGAGCGCAACAGCTACTTCAAGGACGCCGGCTACTGCTTCAAGACGCGGCGCGCGATCGGCTATTTCGGCAATCGCGGTTGTTCCTATGACGACGAGGGCGATGTGCCGCTGTCGGCCAATGTCCGGGCGCGGATCGCCGAGATCAAGGCGCTGGAGCGGCGGTTCGGCTGCGATTGACGGCCGCCGCGGCGGGTTCTGCCCACGCCGAGGTCGAAAATACGTGCAAAAACATACGGCCGTCACCTTGCGGAGATCGGCGGGAACGCAGGCTGCGGGTTTTTGCAATTCGATCGCAGGAACGGAATTCAGGGTTGCCTATTATCTTGCTGCAGCGCAGCATTATATTCTGGTCAGCTGGCTGAGGATCAGGAGTTGCTGCCGTGTCTCACAGAAATCCCATCGACTTCCTCGCCCATTTGCGAAAGTTCAACGGTCTCAGTGGCTTGCACCCTGCCTCTGGGGCGGCCGAGGCTGCCAGCCCGCTGATCGAGACGGCGGATTTCGGCGACAACCCCGGCAACCTCCGGATGCTGTCGTTCATCCCTGAAGGGCTGACGAAGCGCATCCCGCTGGTGGTCGTGCTGCATGGCTGCACCCAGAATGCGGCCGGTTACGATGTCGGCGCAGGATGGTCGACGCTAGCGCAGCGCTACGGCTTCGCCCTGCTGATGCCGGAGCAGAAGCGGGACAATAACCCCAATCTTTGCTTCAACTGGTTCGTGCCGGACGACATCAAGCGCGGCCACGGCGAAGTCGCGTCGATCTGGCAGATGGTCGAGCGAATGTCGGCTGCCTATCACATCGATCGGGCGCGAATTTTCGTGACCGGACTATCCGCCGGCGGCGCGATGACCACGGTGATGCTGGCGACCTATCCGGATGTGTTCGCCGGCGGTGCGGTGATCGCCGGGCTGCCCTATGGAGTCGCCGGCACCGTACGGCAGGCGCTGAAGGAGATGCGGCATCCATCGCCGCGTTCCGCGCACGAGCTCGGCGATCTGGTGCGCAAGGCGTCGCCGCACAAGGGGCCATGGCCGAAGCTGTCGGTCTGGCACGGCAGCGCCGATCGCACCGTGAACGCCGCCAATGCCGATGCGCTGGTGAAGCAGTGGCTCGATCTGCACGGTCTGCCGGAAACGCCGATGTCCCAGCGGAGTGTCGTCGGCTTTCCTCACCAGGTCTGGTGGAACTCCAGCGGCGAGGCGACCGTGGAATCCTACACCATCACCGACATGGCGCACGGCACGCCGATCGGCCGCGCCAATGACGAGCGCTACGGCGTCGCCGGCGCCTACCTGCTCGAAGCGGGAATTTCGTCATCGTTCCACATCGCCGAATTCTTCGGGCTCACCGGCCGTATTCACCGGCACAAGGCGGTCGCGCGACCGAGCGCCGAAGCGGACCACGCCGCGGCCGCGGACGGCGCGCGAGCGGGAACCTTCAGGCCGCGTGCGGCCGCCGGCGCGCGGGCGGCCCACGAGCCGCCCCGTGACCGCCGCGGCTTCGATGTCGGCGCGGTGATCACCCGGGCGCTGACTGCGGCCGGCCTGATGAAGTAGGCGTTCGCTGCTGTCGCTGGTGCTGCAGGCGCAACGCCGGCCTGCCCGGCGCCGACATTTGCGCCTGTCGCGGCGGATGTTAGGTTGAGCGTTCGCCGCAGATCGTCTTAGCCCATCACGCGGGTTGAATGCTGGACCTGAAGAGATCGATGACGCCGGATTTCCTCGCCCGCGGCGGCGAGATGGGCGCTCTGATGCGCGCCCATGACTGGGCGGATTCGACGCTCGGGCCGGCGGAGACATGGCCGCAGAGCCTGCGCACCGCGCTGCGGATTCTGCTCAACAGCAACCATCCGATGTTCATCTGGTGGGGCCCCGATCTGATCCAGTTCTACAACGACGCCTACCGGCAGACGATGGGACCGGAGCGCCATCCCGGCGCACTCGGCCAGCGCGGGCGCGACTGCTGGGCGGAGATCTGGGACATCATCGGCCCGCAGATCGAGCAGGTGATGAGCGGCGGCGGATCGACCTGGCACGAAAATCATCTGGTGCCGGTGACGCGCAACGGCCGCCGCGAGGACGTCTACTGGACCTACGGCTTCAGCCCGATCGATCAGGACGATTCGGTCGGCGGCGTGCTGGTGGTGTGTCGCGACGTGACGCGAGACGTATCGGCATCGATGGCGCTGCGCGAACGCGAGGCCGAGCTGGCGCGCGTGCAGCAAATCGGACGGATCGGCGGGCTCGAGGTCGATCTGCGGTCCGGCTTCCGCAACCGGCGTTCGCCGGAATATCTCCTGGTCCACGGTCTGCCGCCCGAGGCCGCGACGGAAACCCACGAAGACTGGGTTCGACGCATTCATCCCGAGGATCGCGAGGCGACCGAACGGCAATTCGTCGAGGCGGTGAACGGCGACGCCCGCGACTACGTCGCCCGCTATCGGATCATCCGTCCGAGCGACGGCGAAACGCGTTGGATCTCGGTGCGTGCGGTGATCGAGCGCGACGACAGCGGCACGCCGCTCCGGCTCGTCGGCGCGCATATCGACGTCACCGAACAGGTCGAGGCCGAGCAGAAGGCGCAGGCGAGCGAGGAAGCGGCGCGCAAACTCGCCGCACAGCTCGCGCAACTGAACACAACGCTCGCGCAACACGTCGAGGAAAAAACCCGCGAGCGCGACCGGATCTGGAATGTGTCGCAGGACCTGCTGCTGGTTGCCGACCGCCGCGGCGTCTGGCGCACGGTGAATCCGGCCTGGACCAATACGCTGGGCTGGAGCGAGGCCGAGCTGTTGAACAACACCTCGGAATGGATCGAGCACCCGGCCGATGGCGGCATTACACGGGCGCAGTTGGCCGAGCTGTGCGCGGGCGCCGGCACGGTGCGCTTCGAGAGCCGGATCCGCGCCAAGGACGGATCGTATCGCTGGTTGTCCTGGACCGGCGTCTCCGACGCCGACGCCTGCTACGCGGTCGCGCGCGACATCACCGCCGACAAGGCGGCGGCGGAGCGCCTCAAGGTCACCGAGGAGGCGCTCCGTCAATCGCAGAAGATGGAGGCGGTCGGGCAACTCACCGGGGGTATCGCCCACGATTTCAACAATCTGCTGACCGGCATCGTCGGTTCGCTCGAGCTGATGCGGACCCGGCTCGAGCAGGGCCGCACCGACAATATCGCACGCTATATCGACGCCGCGATGATCTCGGCGAATCGTGCGGCCGCGCTCACCCACCGGTTGCTCGCCTTCGCCAGGCGTCAGCCGTTGGTACCGAAGCCGGTCGACGCCAATCACCTCGTGGTCTCGCTCGAGGATCTGCTGCGCCGGACGATCGGCGAAGCGATCGAGTTCGAGATCGCTGCGGCGCCGGATCTGTGGCTCACGCTGTGCGATCCCAACCAGCTCGAAAGCGCGCTGCTCAATCTGGCGATCAACGCCCGCGACGCGATGCCGGATGGCGGCCGGCTCACGATCACCACGCGCAATGCGACCTTCGACGGCGGCGAGATGCCCGCGCTGCTGCCCGGCGACTATGTCTGCCTGACCGTCTCCGACACCGGCGTCGGCATGAACGACGATGTCGCCGCGCGGGCATTCGAACCGTTCTTCACGACCAAGCCGCTCGGCCGGGGCACCGGCCTCGGACTGTCGATGATCTATGGTTTCGCGCAGCAATCGCGCGGACATGCGAGCATCGCCAGCGCGCGGTCCGAAGGCACCTCGGTCACGCTGTATCTGCCGCGCGAACACGGCGACGCAGGCGAGCGGCAGGAGCCGGCGAAGCCGCCACGCGCGGATGCTGCCCGCGGCGAGACCGTGCTGGTGGTCGAGGACGAGGCGGTGGTGCGCGCGGTGATCGTCGAGATGCTGCGTGACCAGGGTTATCGCGTGCTCGAGGCCGTGGATGGGCCATCCGGACTGGCGATGCTGCAGGGCGACGAGCCGATCGACCTGCTGCTGTCGGATATCGGGCTGCCCGGCCTCAATGGACGCCAGCTCGCCGACTATGCGCGCCTCCACCGACCGGACATCGGCGTGTTGCTGATGACCGGCTACGCCGAAAGCGCGGCGATGACCGACGGCATTCGCGAGGCCGGCATCGAACTGATCACCAAGCCGTTCGACCACGGCGATCTGATGACACGCGTGCGCGCGATGGTTGCCGATTAGTTCCAGTCTGACGATTCGTTCATCGACTCCGCGCTGATGGAAGCGGCCGACGTGGCCTCGATGAGTTGCGCGGAACTGTTTCATGCGCGGCGACTTGTCAAGCACCTTCCCAGAATCGGAGCTTCACTATGATCAATCGCTTTGTCGGAACCGCCGTTGTCATCCTGGCGCTTGCCGCGCCGGCCGTCGCCAATGCCCAGGGTGTGCCGGGCGGCATCGAGCGCGGTGCGCGTGACGGCGAGCGTGCCGCCGGCCCGGTCGGCGCAGTTGTCGGGGGCACCATCGGCGGTGTCGTCGGCGGCGTCGCCGGCATCCTCGGCGTCGACGATCGCCCGCGCTTTCGCAGCTACGTGGTCGAGCAGCGCCGTCCGTCCTACACCTATCGCGACGAGGTTCGCGTCGGCGCCGTACTGCCCGACGACGGCGTGACCTATTACGAGGTCCCGGACCGGTTCAATTCGGCGCGCGAGTATCGCTACACGGTGGTGAACGGCCGCACTGTTCTGGTCGAGCCGGGCACCCGCCGCATCGTCGAGATCATCGACTAAGCCAACGACGTCGGCGGGCCGCCTCTCGACGAGGCGGCCCGCGCCGCGCGTGGGTTGCGGCGGCGCGCGGCGCCTATCTGCTCGATCGGACCAGCGTTTCCGACGGCCGTTCGCCGAACGCAGTCCGATAGTCCTTGGCGAAGTGGCCGAGATTGGAGAAGCCGCAGGCGAAGGCGGCGGCCGTGACCGAGGTCAGCGCGCGTCCCTGCTGCAGCATGGTGCGTGCCTGCCGAAGCCGGACCTGCTTGGCGAACGCCATCGGCGAGTAGCCGCGGCTGCGCTGGAAGGCCTTGAAGATGCCGCGCGCGCTGATTCCCGTCAGGTCCGTCAGCGTTTCGATGGTGATCGGTTCGGCCCAGTTGGCCTCGATGTATTCCTCGATCCTGCGCACGTGCCCGGGCGCCGCACTGCGCGAGTCGGCTTCCAGAAATTTGGTGAAGTTGTGCGGATAGGCGGTCAGGAACAGCAGGGTGATGGCTTCCTGCAACTCCGCCATCACCAGCTCGGGTAGCGGGGCACTCGCCGAATTGATCTGACTGTTCACGAACCCGATCAGGCGGCGAAGATTGGCCGCCTGCAGCAGGTCGTTGCTCGCGGCGGGCTCGAACTCGATCGCGCGCTTCGGCTTGGTGCCGAGCAGCGCCGTGAGCTTGCGGTCGATCGCGCTGCTTTGCACGCGAAGCAGCAAATGCTCGTAGAACGGGCCGAACTCGGTGTGAGCGGTGCGTCCGGGCGACGAGACGCAGGCCTGCCGCGGATCGATCGCCGTCGTGACGCCGGCGCTGCGGGTACTCGATTGCCCGGTCAGCGCGATCTGTAGTCGCGCAAAGTCGGCCTCGGGGAAGTCCACGCTCAGCGGCGCGCGACCGCAGGTGAAGCCGAGCGCGATATCCTGCAATTGCACGAAATTGCCCCGCACGCGGAACGTGCCGGCCGAACCGCACTGAAAGTTGCGGGCGCCGTAGACGGTGGAGAGCGCGTGCGCGAGTTCGTCCGGATCGGACGTGTCCATCGCACGGAAACGGCTGAGTGGCTCGCTGAGGAGTTCGGTCATAATGAAAGCGCTCCCGCGGTCTTGCTGTCGAGCATCGTCGTGCCGTGGATCGGTTCGATACCGTCTTGGGCGTTGATGCCGGCTGGAACGATGCAAAGGGGCCGATGATCTGCCGACCGAAAATCGCGAGAGCGCAACGGGTCGATTGTCATGTCCGTCGGTTGCAGCGTTCCATCCGAGGATCCGACGATGCCGCAGACCCGAGGTCGCTCGATACTTCGTAGAACTACCAGGCAATGGCAGGCGTCGCGGCGATCGCACGCGGATGCACTCCGCCGCTGCGCGCGGGGCGGTGGTCGGAATCGAATGTGAACAATGCCTGCGGGAGACCGACGCTACATCGCGCCGGTCAGGAACGGATTGGTCATGCGCTCCTGGCCGATGCTCGAGCCGGGCCCATGGCCGCAGATGAAGCCGACATCGTCGCCGAGCGGCAGCAGCTTGTCGGTGATCGATCGGATCAGCGTGGCGTGGCTGCCGCCGGGCAGGTCGGTGCGCCCGACCGAGCCGGCGAACAGCACGTCACCGACCAGCGCGAACCGCATCGCCTCGTTGAAGAACACCACGCTACCCGGCGAATGTCCGGGACAATGCAGGATCTGGAACGTCAACTCGCCGACGCTGACGCTGTCGCCCTGGTCCAGCCAGCGATCCGTGGTGACGTCGCGGACGCCGGCGATGCCGAAGCTGCGGCCGCTAGCGACGACGTTGTCGAGCAGGAACTGGTCGTCGCGATGCGGGCCTTCGATCGGCACCTTCAGCGCGTCGCGCAATTCGGCCGCGCCGCCGACGTGGTCGATGTGGCCGTGCGTCAGCCAGATCTTCTCGACGCTGACGCCGGTCTTCTCGATCGCGGCCAGAATTTCGGGGACGTCGCCGCCGGGATCCACGACCACCGCCTTGCGGGTGGCCTCGCACCACAACAGCGTGCAGTTCTGCTGGAATGGCGTGACCGGGATGATGGCGGCGCCAGCTTTGGCTTTGGTGTCGGATGCAGTGCTCATCGCCGCACTTTGCCGCCTCCGCCGCGGCAAGTCAAAGTGGGGGCAGGGCTGGATTGTCGTCATTGCAAGCGCGTGAATCCTCTCCCACGGGGGGAAGAAGGCAGCACCCAAAGTCGTCATCCTGAGGCGCTCGCCCTGTTGGGCGAGCCTCGAAGGATGCGGCGACAGGTGCCCGCGACTCATCCTTCGAGGCGCGATCCGTCACGCTCACGCGTGGCGGATCGCGCACCTCAGGATGACGGCGGAATTCCTCTTGAGAGCCCCACAACCACCAAAGGATCTACCGTTTCAATTGCGCCTTCAGCGTCGCTTCGACTTCGCGATCGAACGACGAGGCCGGCTTGGGTTGCTTGTCGCGCTGCGCCGCCAGATAGGCGTCGCGCTGCTTGACCAGCGTGGCGAGTTGTTCGTTCAGCGTCTTTCGCGCGGCCATTTCGGATTCCACTTTGGCGGCGCGCTGCTCGGCCGGCAGGCTGCGCAGGGCGTCGGGCAGGTCCTCGTCCTTGACGGCGTCGAGCTTCTGCCGTCCGGCGATGACGTCGCTGACCAGATCGCCGCCGCCGGTGACGGCTTCGGACGAGGTGCGCGCCCGCTTGTTGATGTAGCTCGCCATGTCGGAGGCGGAAGCGGGCGCCGATGCGGCGACTTTCGACAATTGTCGGGTCTGATCTTCGGTGCGTTTCTGGATCGGCGCGGGACCGTAGGGGATCACGGTGCCGTTGATCCGGTTCTGCAGGATGATGATGTCCTGGTCGTAGGGCGTCTCGATCACCACGATCTGGCCGCCATCCTGCGGGATCGGAATGTAGCGGCCGCGCCCGCTTTCGGCGATCTCGTGCCACACCCGCTCGGTATCGCGTGCGTGGCCGGCCTGCACGGCGTTGACGATGATGTCCTTCTGCCGCGCCACCGCCAGCGTGGTCGGATATTTGGTGTCCTGGGCGTAGTCCATATGCGGCGGCGCATCGCCGACCAGGAACACGATCCGGCAGATGTCGCCCTCCTTTGTCCAGTGCAGCTTGTTGACCGCGACGTCGAGCGCCTCGTTGACGCTTTCCGGCCAGTCGCCGCCGCCGCGCGCCTGCAGCTCCAGCAGCCGCGCATAGAGGTCCTGAATGTCGGAGGTCAACTCGACGCGGCGGGTGACGTAGTCGTCGCCGATGTCGCGATACATCACCAGCCCCATCCGGATGTCGGCGTCGGGATTGCTGTCGAGGATCGCAGTGGCGATCGACCAGATCTTGCGCTTAGCGCCCTCGATCAGGCCGCTCATCGATCCGGTGGTGTCGAGCACGAAGGCGACTTCGACCGTCGGCCGCGCGCTTGCGGTGGAGGGAAGCGCCAGCGGCGCGAGCAGCGCGGTGAAGGCCAGCGCTTTCATGAGTGTGATGCGTGTCATCCGATCGTCTCCAACTGCCCCGCCAGAGCCCGCGTTTCACCGCATCGCCGCACCGACCCGCGATCGCGGCGCTGCGGCGATGTTTCTGCGGCCGAAATCGGACCGCGAAGCGCCGCTTGGGCACCCGCACCGAAATCGGCTAGACTTGGTCGCGATGGAATCGAATGCCGTTCACATGATTTTGCCGCCGGACCTGCGGCAGTCGGACACCGCGCTCAAAATCGCGCGCGGCACCACGCGCCTGCTGCGCTCGCTGGGCTTCGCCTGCGTCAGCGAATTGCCGCTGCCGTCGGGACGGCGCGCCGATCTGGTGGCGCTGAACGAGCGCGGCGAGATCTGGATCGTGGAGATCAAATCCTCGCTGGCCGATCTGCGCGCCGACACCAAATGGCCGGACTATCGGGCGCATTGCGACCGTCTGTTCTTCGCCTTCACGCAGGATCTGCCGTGCGAGATATTTCCCGGCGACACCGGCCTGATCGTCGCCGACGGCTACGGCGCGCATCTGCAGTGCGAGGCGCCCGAGCACAAATTGGCGGCGCCGACCCGCAAGCTGATGATGCTGCGCTTCGCGCTCGCCGCCGCACAGCGGCTCAACCGGCTGAGCGATCCGCAGGGATTCGCCGAAAGTTGACGTAGCGTCGCGGCCGCTACTGATAAGCGGCGACGATGTCCGACACCGCGCGTTCGAGCTGCTTGGCCGTGGCACATTGCCGGACGGTGTTGCAGAACGGCGCGTAGCGGAACATCTCGGAATCGCCCCAGCCCCAGCCCATCCGGCCTTCGGGATTGAGCCAGACCACGCGCTTGGCGCGCTCGGAGATGGTGCGCAGGATGTCGGTGCGCGGATCGAGCTTGTTGGTGCGGGCGTCGCCGAGCACGATCACCGTGGTCTTCGGCGTCACCGCGCGCAGCCAGCGCTTTTCGAAATCCGCCAGCGAATTGCCGTAGTCGGACGAGCCGAACCCGACCTTGGCCATGATCTCGCGCATCGCCGCTTCCGGCTCCTGCTTGTCGAGGATGTCGCTGACTTCGATCAGGTGACCGGAGAACGCGAACGAGCGGACGTCGTCGACCACTTCGTGCAGGCTGTGGATCAGCAGCAGGAAGAAATCGGAGACCTGCGCCACCGAACCGGAGACGTCGCACAGCGCCACGATCTTCGGCCGGTCGCGGTGGCGGCGTTTCCAGGCGGTGAGAAACGGGATGCCACCCCAGGCGGCGTTGCGGCGCATGGTGCGGCGGACGTCGAGGTGGCCGCGGCGCTGCCGCTTGCGCGGCTTCGAATAGCGCTCGCGCAGCCGCCGCGCGATGGCGCGGATCAGTGCCTTCATCTGCGCGACCTGGCGCCGCTCCAGCCGCGCCAGCGGCGCGTTGCGCAGGATCTCGTGGCGCAGATTTTCGGTTTCCTCGCGGCCGTACAGCAGCAGCGCCTGCGAGACGCGCTCGCGCACCGCGTCGCGCAGGCCGTCGAGCGCGGCGGCGAGGCGTTCGGCCTCCGTCGGGTTGGCGCTCTTCAGCGCGTCGAGATCGTCGCGCAGCCGCCCGACGCCGAGCGCGTCCATCATCCGGGTCTGGAACAGGCCGCGCTGGGTGAAGTAGCGGATGTTGGAGAGCTCTGCCGCATTGGCCGCGCCGGCCAGCGCCG
The DNA window shown above is from Rhodopseudomonas palustris HaA2 and carries:
- a CDS encoding YARHG domain-containing protein; translation: MGSVGTIPCRAGFARWPRLIAGACLLIAGAGITASSANAQQSCQALWVERNSYFKDAGYCFKTRRAIGYFGNRGCSYDDEGDVPLSANVRARIAEIKALERRFGCD
- a CDS encoding vWA domain-containing protein, which encodes MTRITLMKALAFTALLAPLALPSTASARPTVEVAFVLDTTGSMSGLIEGAKRKIWSIATAILDSNPDADIRMGLVMYRDIGDDYVTRRVELTSDIQDLYARLLELQARGGGDWPESVNEALDVAVNKLHWTKEGDICRIVFLVGDAPPHMDYAQDTKYPTTLAVARQKDIIVNAVQAGHARDTERVWHEIAESGRGRYIPIPQDGGQIVVIETPYDQDIIILQNRINGTVIPYGPAPIQKRTEDQTRQLSKVAASAPASASDMASYINKRARTSSEAVTGGGDLVSDVIAGRQKLDAVKDEDLPDALRSLPAEQRAAKVESEMAARKTLNEQLATLVKQRDAYLAAQRDKQPKPASSFDREVEATLKAQLKR
- a CDS encoding VWA domain-containing protein; this encodes MREELHRFFRAARGAGVRVSPAESIDAMRAVADVGFSDRTTLRDTLLLTLAKSQEEKQALGDCFDLFFSHPEPPPAAEDESETDSSGSAADNAASPSGAGAPQDGGSAPPELGNLAQMLLSQDRSAVAAALAGAANAAELSNIRYFTQRGLFQTRMMDALGVGRLRDDLDALKSANPTEAERLAAALDGLRDAVRERVSQALLLYGREETENLRHEILRNAPLARLERRQVAQMKALIRAIARRLRERYSKPRKRQRRGHLDVRRTMRRNAAWGGIPFLTAWKRRHRDRPKIVALCDVSGSVAQVSDFFLLLIHSLHEVVDDVRSFAFSGHLIEVSDILDKQEPEAAMREIMAKVGFGSSDYGNSLADFEKRWLRAVTPKTTVIVLGDARTNKLDPRTDILRTISERAKRVVWLNPEGRMGWGWGDSEMFRYAPFCNTVRQCATAKQLERAVSDIVAAYQ
- a CDS encoding PAS domain-containing hybrid sensor histidine kinase/response regulator, giving the protein MLDLKRSMTPDFLARGGEMGALMRAHDWADSTLGPAETWPQSLRTALRILLNSNHPMFIWWGPDLIQFYNDAYRQTMGPERHPGALGQRGRDCWAEIWDIIGPQIEQVMSGGGSTWHENHLVPVTRNGRREDVYWTYGFSPIDQDDSVGGVLVVCRDVTRDVSASMALREREAELARVQQIGRIGGLEVDLRSGFRNRRSPEYLLVHGLPPEAATETHEDWVRRIHPEDREATERQFVEAVNGDARDYVARYRIIRPSDGETRWISVRAVIERDDSGTPLRLVGAHIDVTEQVEAEQKAQASEEAARKLAAQLAQLNTTLAQHVEEKTRERDRIWNVSQDLLLVADRRGVWRTVNPAWTNTLGWSEAELLNNTSEWIEHPADGGITRAQLAELCAGAGTVRFESRIRAKDGSYRWLSWTGVSDADACYAVARDITADKAAAERLKVTEEALRQSQKMEAVGQLTGGIAHDFNNLLTGIVGSLELMRTRLEQGRTDNIARYIDAAMISANRAAALTHRLLAFARRQPLVPKPVDANHLVVSLEDLLRRTIGEAIEFEIAAAPDLWLTLCDPNQLESALLNLAINARDAMPDGGRLTITTRNATFDGGEMPALLPGDYVCLTVSDTGVGMNDDVAARAFEPFFTTKPLGRGTGLGLSMIYGFAQQSRGHASIASARSEGTSVTLYLPREHGDAGERQEPAKPPRADAARGETVLVVEDEAVVRAVIVEMLRDQGYRVLEAVDGPSGLAMLQGDEPIDLLLSDIGLPGLNGRQLADYARLHRPDIGVLLMTGYAESAAMTDGIREAGIELITKPFDHGDLMTRVRAMVAD
- a CDS encoding MmcB family DNA repair protein, giving the protein MESNAVHMILPPDLRQSDTALKIARGTTRLLRSLGFACVSELPLPSGRRADLVALNERGEIWIVEIKSSLADLRADTKWPDYRAHCDRLFFAFTQDLPCEIFPGDTGLIVADGYGAHLQCEAPEHKLAAPTRKLMMLRFALAAAQRLNRLSDPQGFAES
- a CDS encoding MBL fold metallo-hydrolase, with product MSTASDTKAKAGAAIIPVTPFQQNCTLLWCEATRKAVVVDPGGDVPEILAAIEKTGVSVEKIWLTHGHIDHVGGAAELRDALKVPIEGPHRDDQFLLDNVVASGRSFGIAGVRDVTTDRWLDQGDSVSVGELTFQILHCPGHSPGSVVFFNEAMRFALVGDVLFAGSVGRTDLPGGSHATLIRSITDKLLPLGDDVGFICGHGPGSSIGQERMTNPFLTGAM
- a CDS encoding extracellular catalytic domain type 1 short-chain-length polyhydroxyalkanoate depolymerase is translated as MSHRNPIDFLAHLRKFNGLSGLHPASGAAEAASPLIETADFGDNPGNLRMLSFIPEGLTKRIPLVVVLHGCTQNAAGYDVGAGWSTLAQRYGFALLMPEQKRDNNPNLCFNWFVPDDIKRGHGEVASIWQMVERMSAAYHIDRARIFVTGLSAGGAMTTVMLATYPDVFAGGAVIAGLPYGVAGTVRQALKEMRHPSPRSAHELGDLVRKASPHKGPWPKLSVWHGSADRTVNAANADALVKQWLDLHGLPETPMSQRSVVGFPHQVWWNSSGEATVESYTITDMAHGTPIGRANDERYGVAGAYLLEAGISSSFHIAEFFGLTGRIHRHKAVARPSAEADHAAAADGARAGTFRPRAAAGARAAHEPPRDRRGFDVGAVITRALTAAGLMK
- a CDS encoding DUF1236 domain-containing protein → MINRFVGTAVVILALAAPAVANAQGVPGGIERGARDGERAAGPVGAVVGGTIGGVVGGVAGILGVDDRPRFRSYVVEQRRPSYTYRDEVRVGAVLPDDGVTYYEVPDRFNSAREYRYTVVNGRTVLVEPGTRRIVEIID
- a CDS encoding AraC family transcriptional regulator, with protein sequence MTELLSEPLSRFRAMDTSDPDELAHALSTVYGARNFQCGSAGTFRVRGNFVQLQDIALGFTCGRAPLSVDFPEADFARLQIALTGQSSTRSAGVTTAIDPRQACVSSPGRTAHTEFGPFYEHLLLRVQSSAIDRKLTALLGTKPKRAIEFEPAASNDLLQAANLRRLIGFVNSQINSASAPLPELVMAELQEAITLLFLTAYPHNFTKFLEADSRSAAPGHVRRIEEYIEANWAEPITIETLTDLTGISARGIFKAFQRSRGYSPMAFAKQVRLRQARTMLQQGRALTSVTAAAFACGFSNLGHFAKDYRTAFGERPSETLVRSSR